The segment CATTTCTCTGCGAAGAAACCTATGAAAGTGAGATTATCGTGAGTTCCATCTCCAATGGAATGAACGCCTTGGTTGCAATCCTTCGGACCCACAATATATTTCCCATCAAACCATATGCCACCAAAATCGCCGAATCAGTCATCGCGTTATACGATTCATCCGAAGATGGTTCGGTGGAGCTGTTTTTTGACGACGTCGATTTGATGTCTGCTTGATATGATTCATTTTTTGAATAATGTGATATGGATAACATACGGATTTATCTATAATTTATTTTGTTTTTCCGGCTGTAAGGCTTTTTCGATTTTGGCCCAGGTATCGCGCAGGGTTACGGTCCGGTTGAACACCAACCTTTGAGAAGTGGAATCAACCGTGTCGACACAGAAATAACCTAATCTTTCAAATTGGTAGCGGCTGCCCGGCGCCGCTCCTGCCAGGCTGGGCTCGAGCTTGCATCCTGTCAAAGTTTCCAGTGAGTTCGGATTGACGTGGTCCTTGAAATCACCGCCTTCGGTTACGTCGGCAGGATTGGGAACGCTGAAGAGATGGTCGTACAGACGGACTTCGGCTTCGACGGCATGGGCCACCGAAACCCAGTGCAGCGTAGCCTTGACCTTGCGGCCGTCGGGTGCATCCCCGCCCCGGGTTTCAGGGTCATAAGTGCAGTGCAGCTCGATCACCTCGCCGCTGTACGCATCCTTGATCACATCCACACACTTAATAAAATAAGCGTAACGCAGGCGGACCTCGCGCCCGGGGCCCAGCCGGAAGAATTTTTTGGGCGGGTCCTCACGAAAATCCTCCTGCTCGATGTAAAGCACGCGTGAAAACGGAACCCGGCGGGTTCCCATGCCAGGATCCTCGGGGTTGTTGATCGCTTCGAGTTCTTCCGCCTGGTCTTCGGGATAGTTGACGATCACTACCCGCAGCGGACGCAGCACGGCCATCACCCGCGGCGCCCGTTTGTTCAGATCCTCGCGGATGCTGTATTCTAAAAGCGCCATGTCGACAACGCTGTCCCGCCGGGCCAGGCCGATGCGTTCGCAAAAACTGCGGATGGCCTCGGGGGTGTAGCCGCGGCGCCGCAAACCGCTGATGGTCGGCATCCTGGGGTCGTCCCAGCCGCTGGCATGCCCCTCCTGGACCAGTTGCACCAGCCTGCGCTTGCTCAGAACAGTGTAACTGAGATTCAGGCGGGCGAATTCGATCTGCTGCGGATGACAATCGACTTTCAGTTCATCGAGCACCCAGTCGTACAATGCCCGGTTATTTTCAAATTCCAGGGTGCAAATCGAATGGGTGATGCCTTCGATGGAATCCGACAGACAATGCGTAAAGTCGTACATGGGGTAAATGCACCACCTGTCGCCGGTGCGGTGATGGGGCATCTTGCGAATGCGGTAGAGGGTCGGGTCCCGCATGACGATATTGGGCGCTGCCATATCGATCTTGGCGCGCAGCACATGGGTACCGTTTTCA is part of the Candidatus Desulfatibia profunda genome and harbors:
- a CDS encoding glutamine--tRNA ligase/YqeY domain fusion protein, with product MTNTLMSVPPNFIRQIIEDDLASNKHGGRVATRFPPEPNGYLHIGHAKSICLNFGLAAEYNGTCNLRFDDTNPSKEEVEYVDSIQQDVRWLGFDWHDRLYFASDYFEKLYGYAVQLIQAGKAYVCSLTADEIREYRGTLTQPGKDSPYRNRSVAENLDLFARMRAGEFENGTHVLRAKIDMAAPNIVMRDPTLYRIRKMPHHRTGDRWCIYPMYDFTHCLSDSIEGITHSICTLEFENNRALYDWVLDELKVDCHPQQIEFARLNLSYTVLSKRRLVQLVQEGHASGWDDPRMPTISGLRRRGYTPEAIRSFCERIGLARRDSVVDMALLEYSIREDLNKRAPRVMAVLRPLRVVIVNYPEDQAEELEAINNPEDPGMGTRRVPFSRVLYIEQEDFREDPPKKFFRLGPGREVRLRYAYFIKCVDVIKDAYSGEVIELHCTYDPETRGGDAPDGRKVKATLHWVSVAHAVEAEVRLYDHLFSVPNPADVTEGGDFKDHVNPNSLETLTGCKLEPSLAGAAPGSRYQFERLGYFCVDTVDSTSQRLVFNRTVTLRDTWAKIEKALQPEKQNKL